AGCTTGACTTCAAATTTATCTGTTTTGAGGTACACAGTCCCAGCCATAAAAAACTTAGGATATGCATTCAAATCAGCTCAGGAAGACAAGTCTACTTTCTTTGGGTATGTTGCTTTATTGCCCAGGCAAGGCGATAGGCCCTGACATCTGAGAGTTCAGAAACCAGGCAATTTAGAATTATGGACAGAGAAAAGGAGAAAGACAAGATGCAAGGAGAGGAGAAAGGAAAGCCGGTGGTTGTTCACAATTCAAGCCTATTTTCATGGGTTACAGCTAAATCTGTGTTACTAAATTTAGGGGGCCTCCTTAGCTATCTTTAGTACAATGTTTTTGTGGATGATAAGGTCAATTTTCTGCTTCTGGCCGCTGTTACGTCCTTATTGTGTGCTTGACCCTCCCTAAAGAATATGCTCTTTGTAGAGTAGATTTCATCTCAGTTTTTGGGCTATGTTGGCCCAACATTCACCATAGCTATGTAATCTTAACACACAAAACAGCTTGATACATGCGAATAACCAAAGCAATTTGATACTACAGTTGAGACAAGGAaattacacacaaaaaaagtagGCAACTACAGCTTTGACTCCAATGTTCAACTCTGTTCAAGAGACAAGGACAAAATTATTCCAAAAAGCCACATTACCATTCAAACCATATGCAAGAGTAAGCACAAAAACTCAAAGAACAGATCACAAGTCTAGCAGATACACCACAAAACGCTTCACTTTTCTTTCCACATATAACCCAAGAAATTGAACAGAAGATCTAACTTCAAAATAGAACATACAAATGAGCAAACTATAAACCCTAGCAACCACACAAGCAAACCAAACCCAAAGTCTAATTACCTTTATTATCACTAGTTCAAAGATCCCTTATTACTATCTTCCCTTACTAGCATAAACCTAATTACCTTATGTTCCTGTTTACTATAAGTTCGGtggtttttgtttcttctgGGGAGTTCAATAAGGAACAGGTACAAAATGACAACAGATCAATGTTTGATGGAATCAGAGTTTGGGCAGCTTTGATTCCAATGCGGTGCTATGTTCAAGAAGCAACAGAGGccaaataatttccaaaaaatatcaTAACAATTCAAAGAAAACAGAACGAATCTGGCCAATCAACAACAAAACACTTCACTTTTCATTCCATAGACATTTTCACAGTAACTGAACATGAGAGCCAACTTCAAAACCAAACATACATAGGAGAAACTAAACCCTAAAACAACCATACAGAGCCAAGTAAACCAAACCCCTAAGCACGCTCGCCCCTAATGCGGCGAGCGAGCTGAATGTCCTTAGGCATAATAGTCACCCTCTTGGCGTGAATGGCACACAGATTGGTGTCCTCAAACAGCCCCACCAGGTACGCCTCCGCGGCCTCCTGGAGCGCAGCCACGGCCGAGCTCTGGAACCGCAGGTCGGTCTTGAAGTCCTGCGCGATCTCCCGCACCAGCCTCTGGAACGGGAGCTTCCTGATCAGAAGCTCCGTGCTCTTCTGGTACTTCCTAATCTCCCTCAGCGCCACCGTCCCCGGCCTGAAACGGTGGGGCTTCTTCACGCCGCCGGTGGCCGGGGCCGACTTCCTGGCCGCCTTGGTAGCGAGCTGCTTGCGCGGGGCCTTGCCGCCGGTGGACTTGCGGGCAGTTTGCTTTGTGCGAGCCATTGCAGAACAAGGAccttcttcttttctgttttctgtttttgaaaTCTAGGGTTTGTTGTGCGTTTTGGAGGGATTGTTTGAGGAGGGGTTCGATTTTATAGGGTTTCTGAAATTTGTGGCGGGATGGGGAAAGCAATCGATGCCGTTGATTGAGTTAAGCGGGAATCGACGGTGGGAATTGGTTTAGACACGGATCGCTGacgtgggagttttgttgttatcattttccttttgtttttggttttggtttgctGAAGAACTGAGATTACTGTTGTCGTTTGCCTACTGGTCTGTTCGGGCATCCGCGGATCACTGACGTGGCAGGTTTTTATGAGGGGATTCGATAAACGTCTGGAGCCCAGAGCTCGTGTTTATTTTTcgtgaaaaagaaaagcaataGTAGTGACGTAACATGGGACGTAGGGGTGTTTTGTGGATTATGAAGTACTCCGTACAAATttctctttattcaaaattttgacgcaggggtgtcaaatttttgtagattaatAATTCGTCACGacgaaagaaattgaaaaaataaaaaattgtaattcaaactatttttttaataaagtcaaaaaaatcaactttttgacggatttgtttttatttgaaaaaacatgaatttattttatttaaaagttaAATTACCGCCACTCGGCTAATTTTGTAAACAGAAAGTCCAGAACCACCGCACATCGTGTGGGGCCCAGAGTGGACCCCACAATATTTATTCCGGGCCCTACAATATTTATTTATGGatattgtaaaaaatcaactttaacgGATATCGTTAGATATGTTTTCTTCtgtaaaattattattattattattattttatttacatttgttagttttacatcaaatttttgtgaattatttgtttgtctaatGATGTAATGCTCcaatttttcaaggaatttcgaaaacattaacctaaaatacactgaattttataaactactaggccctTATTTGTCGTTAAACAaaatgtacattaaaaaaaatacaacaaaaagaatccaacattttatttaaatatcttcagagcaactctagtcttgattcAGATCTCAAGCATACTTGGTCTCCGCTCTTGGTATTCTTCCTGTGTCAAATAGCTCCACCGTTgaaccctgcaccctctggcaaattaatcgccgaagcaaacgatttaccaggatacaaacgtatccgtgagtgataattcacccagtagaataatctcaatcctaccAATCCTTTACTCTACATTTAGCAGATCAACAGTATATCAATTCATaggaggtacagaataataacataTCGCCCTTtcctttactatccattatcttacatgaaatctaaggatcctttCCACAAGGTCCTTTTCgcttacaaccataataaaggaacagctcaccataacaactcagcattagcggtcgcactatctcattgtcaggatcctttaccgtctcccaactctatACACtaggtactttaccatacccctaatctacacactgggtactataccgtattcaaggatcctttaccgtttcccaaaatactgtatCCGGAGTCCTTTActgtcctccacacacacattgggtactgtaccgtatttaggatcctttaccgtatcccaaatactgtacccggagtcatttaccgtcctccacacacacactgggtactgtaccgtatttaggatcctttactgtatcccaaatactgtacccggagtcctttaccgtcctccacacactctgagtactttaccgtactcgggGTCTTTTACCGTTCTCCAACTCAACTAAAAGTACTTTACCGTACTAGGGTTctttaccggcacccaacatTCTCAatcaattttatcattttatcctttacttaaccATGTCTACGtgttcactactcgaaaccaCCATGAACCCAAACCCATTCCAACATaaacaacatgatacaatcaataacagcccgattcataacataatacatttcaatgagataaaaagtacatatcaaataatattgtgcgagtaagtaaacacataatattttatgattggaccAATGCCCTTAAGATTCattgaacaagtaaattaattaattaattatagcattcgcttattctactaaaaataaatcaaccacATAGTTTAGGTTCAAATTGAGAACTAAAGTATATTCAGGGGGCAAACTACAATTTCATAATATCtcactttaaaagaaaaacgtgCATGCTACAGTAGCCttcgattttcaatttttcaggaAACAGAGTACTTCTGGTTTGATTCGCGGGTATGATAAATCCCAttataacttttcaaattcatcatAGAGAAATTATTTAATACTTAGGAGAAAATAGGGAAGCAATTATTCTACCTTAAATCCGGCCGAAAGAGCGGGTACTAGTTTGCGAACGATTtcggtaaaataaaaaagacagcGGCGGCAGCAGATGAATATTATgtagaattgggagtgaaataatatactggtgttcaatttttgaatttatgtaGGTATGTATAATgggagagaataaggtagtgagaatgtGAAGATAAGTGTGGAAGTGGTAGAATGGAGAAGAAGAGTGAATGAGAaagatactgataatgataagagaGATAGAAGACAAGTGTCATATttggtggaattttttttaatctaatatATGTAGacacgtatatatatatatatatatatatatatatatatatatatatatatatatataagaatgtatgtggacgcgtttATGTATAaggtgagaatgtatgtggacgcatatatgtataggatgagagagaagtggagagttagtttgaatagagttctagttaggatttagataggaaagataagaaatgaatatgaatccctaatttcctgtatatctaaagtttaaatatatatcttaaacAATAgcgcaaataatatcaattgtacacgtaataatatattttaattattcaatctaattaattattaaattaaaaatttaacaatataaatttgtattaaaaaaaattaggtcaaaaatccggatcgttacaaaTGACAGTAATCGGGAAAGTGAAAATTTATGATACTAACAATATGCCAAGAAGAATGATTGATTTgaatagtttacaaaaatttgacgcgaaATTAGTAAAAGCAAAGTTTATGTTCTAtacttaaaaaatttgaaatacaaagAATGCTCTCCTTTTGATGGAAACAAATAAACGGCATTAGGGCCGGGGGCCATTTTGACTCACATTTTAAATGTTAGGGACTAAATTGGACAAGTGTCTAGATTGGAGAATAAATTGGCAATTCGCTAATACTTTATGgaccaaaaaggtaaataagTCCCAATTTGTTGTCCAAATTAGGATGTCATTAACGATCGGACCAAATGGATTGCAATCAAGAAGTTGAGGAAAGAAATATGTGGTTTTAATAGATAGtttaggggaaaaaataaaaactctgtAGAAAGTTGAGTAACAAAAATAAGAGAGCcggagaaatagagagagagctGAAAAGGCTATTCTTCCGGCGAGGGGCTGTGAGTGAGCATAAACATTGGcgaacgggaaaaaaaaaatggaattgatttctacactctctttttttggtattcatactctctttttgttttttaacaaaaaaaatatatatacactttcaacactaaaatttaaaaaaaaaaatgtggttataaaaaataaaaaaaaaggtatagaAATAAATTCTCAAAGAATACTGAGAGACTGTCCTGGCCTTGAGTGAGTAAACACAGAGACTGTCCTTGAAATGGGGCTCAGATGGAGATGTTGTGGTCTGAGTGCTTTTGCAATCGTGGCTGAGTCAAGAGTAAGAAAAACAATAATGCAACATTTTTTAGATGTGCTGATCAGTCAGTAGCTGTAGCTGATTGTGATAAAAAGTTACTCGGTAGTATATGTGTAGTATTATTGAATTTTTAATCACACCAATATGTAAGCTCTGGTCGGTCGATACAAGCTGACCGGTGCGAAAGCGACTTGTGCGGGGGGTTGCTGTCTCTTCAAGGCACAGCAGCATGTTGTCCCGACCGAGGGGTTCCACTCCAGTCTTGATCCGACGATCAGAAATGTTCgtttcgtagagctcgtcgagttgaacaagtatgcaaaaaattagctctatcggatatcattaagtacttgatcgaaacttttttgtcttgaaaagaatggatccgaaacactggatcaaatctactggagcccattattggcaagtta
The sequence above is a segment of the Rhododendron vialii isolate Sample 1 chromosome 13a, ASM3025357v1 genome. Coding sequences within it:
- the LOC131314004 gene encoding histone H3.2, with translation MARTKQTARKSTGGKAPRKQLATKAARKSAPATGGVKKPHRFRPGTVALREIRKYQKSTELLIRKLPFQRLVREIAQDFKTDLRFQSSAVAALQEAAEAYLVGLFEDTNLCAIHAKRVTIMPKDIQLARRIRGERA